The Shewanella mangrovisoli genome has a window encoding:
- the leuS gene encoding leucine--tRNA ligase: protein MQEQYNPSEIEALVQKHWHDNKTFEVTEDANKEKFYCLSMFPYPSGRLHMGHVRNYTIGDVVARFQRLQGKNVLQPIGWDSFGLPAENAAINNKTAPAPWTYQNIEYMKNQLKLLGFGYDWSREIATCTPEYYRWEQWFFTKLYEKGLVYKKTASVNWCPNDETVLANEQVQDGCCWRCDTPVEQKEIPQWFIKITAYAEELLNDIDTLDGWPEQVKTMQRNWIGRSEGVEMTFGVAGSDKSFDIYTTRPDTLMGVTYVAIAAGHPLAELAAQTNPELAQFVEECKNSTTSEADLATMEKRGVATGLYAIHPITGKQVPIWAANFVLMNYGTGAVMSVPGHDQRDYEFAKKYNLPIEAVIKPVDGDLDISEAAYTEKGVLFNSGEFDGLDFDGAFNAIADKLVAEGKGKRQVNYRLRDWGVSRQRYWGAPIPMVTLADGTVIPTPEDQLPVILPEDVVMDGIQSPIKADKEWAKTQVNGQDALRETDTFDTFMESSWYYARYCSPQADQMLDPTKANYWLPVDQYIGGIEHACMHLLYFRFFHKLLRDAGLVNTNEPAKQLLTQGMVLADAFYYTNDKGARVWVSPLDVVTTEKDDKGRITKAIDKDGNELVYTGMSKMSKSKNNGIDPQVMVEKYGADTVRLFMMFASPPELTLEWQESGVEGAHRFIKRLWKLASDYVAQDNSEALDVSKLTSEQKALRREVHKTIAKVTDDIGRRQMFNTAVAAVMELMNHLQKAPQTTGQDRAIIGEALTSVVRLLYPIIPHVSFTLWNELGNTNSIEDSQWPVVDESALVEDSKLIVVQVNGKVRAKITVAADADQASVEALGMADEQVIKYLDGVTVRKVIYVPGKLLSIVAN, encoded by the coding sequence ATGCAAGAGCAATATAATCCCTCAGAAATTGAAGCCTTAGTGCAAAAGCACTGGCACGACAACAAAACCTTTGAAGTTACTGAAGATGCGAACAAAGAAAAGTTTTATTGCCTTTCGATGTTCCCCTATCCTTCAGGTCGACTCCACATGGGACACGTTCGCAACTATACCATAGGCGATGTGGTTGCCCGCTTCCAGCGTCTTCAAGGCAAAAACGTGCTACAACCTATCGGTTGGGACTCTTTCGGTTTGCCTGCAGAAAACGCCGCAATCAACAACAAAACCGCTCCAGCACCATGGACTTATCAAAACATTGAGTACATGAAAAACCAGCTAAAACTGCTGGGTTTTGGCTACGACTGGAGCCGTGAAATCGCCACTTGTACCCCAGAATATTACCGCTGGGAACAATGGTTCTTCACTAAACTGTACGAAAAAGGCTTAGTTTACAAGAAGACCGCTTCTGTTAACTGGTGCCCTAACGATGAAACCGTACTGGCTAACGAGCAAGTACAAGACGGTTGCTGCTGGCGTTGTGATACCCCTGTAGAACAAAAAGAAATTCCACAGTGGTTCATTAAGATCACCGCCTACGCCGAAGAACTGTTAAACGACATCGACACCTTAGACGGCTGGCCTGAGCAAGTTAAGACCATGCAGCGCAACTGGATTGGTCGCAGCGAAGGCGTGGAAATGACCTTTGGTGTGGCAGGTAGCGACAAGTCATTCGACATCTACACAACCCGTCCAGATACCCTGATGGGCGTAACCTATGTGGCGATTGCCGCGGGTCACCCATTAGCCGAATTAGCAGCTCAAACTAACCCTGAGCTTGCCCAGTTCGTTGAAGAGTGCAAAAACAGCACCACGTCAGAAGCCGATTTAGCCACCATGGAAAAACGTGGTGTCGCGACAGGTCTATACGCAATTCACCCGATCACTGGCAAACAAGTGCCCATTTGGGCGGCTAACTTCGTCCTGATGAACTACGGCACAGGTGCTGTGATGTCTGTTCCAGGTCACGACCAACGCGATTACGAATTTGCCAAAAAGTACAATCTGCCCATCGAAGCGGTTATCAAACCTGTTGACGGCGACTTAGACATCAGCGAAGCGGCTTACACCGAAAAAGGCGTACTGTTTAACTCTGGCGAGTTTGACGGCTTAGACTTTGACGGCGCCTTCAATGCTATCGCCGACAAGCTCGTTGCCGAAGGTAAAGGCAAACGTCAAGTAAACTACCGTCTACGCGACTGGGGTGTTTCACGTCAACGTTACTGGGGCGCACCTATTCCTATGGTGACCTTAGCCGACGGTACCGTTATCCCAACACCAGAAGATCAACTGCCAGTGATCCTGCCAGAAGATGTAGTGATGGACGGTATTCAAAGCCCAATCAAGGCCGATAAAGAATGGGCGAAAACCCAAGTTAACGGTCAAGACGCGCTGCGCGAAACCGATACCTTCGATACCTTTATGGAATCATCTTGGTATTACGCCCGTTACTGCAGCCCACAGGCTGACCAAATGTTAGATCCAACCAAGGCCAACTACTGGTTACCGGTAGATCAGTACATTGGTGGTATCGAACACGCCTGTATGCACTTGTTGTATTTCCGTTTCTTCCACAAGTTGCTGCGTGACGCGGGTCTAGTCAACACCAATGAGCCAGCAAAACAACTGCTGACTCAAGGTATGGTTCTGGCCGATGCCTTCTACTACACCAACGACAAAGGTGCCCGAGTATGGGTGTCACCGTTAGACGTTGTCACCACAGAAAAAGACGACAAGGGCCGTATTACTAAGGCTATCGACAAAGACGGTAACGAACTGGTTTACACCGGTATGAGCAAGATGTCGAAGTCGAAAAACAACGGTATCGACCCACAGGTGATGGTAGAGAAATACGGCGCCGACACTGTGCGTCTATTCATGATGTTCGCCTCACCACCAGAATTAACCTTGGAATGGCAAGAGTCTGGCGTTGAAGGCGCGCACCGCTTTATCAAACGTCTGTGGAAACTGGCCAGCGATTATGTGGCGCAGGACAACAGCGAAGCGTTAGACGTTAGCAAATTAACTAGCGAGCAAAAAGCGCTGCGCCGTGAAGTACACAAGACTATAGCTAAGGTGACCGATGATATTGGCCGTCGTCAGATGTTCAACACTGCGGTTGCCGCCGTGATGGAACTGATGAACCACCTGCAAAAAGCGCCACAAACCACAGGTCAAGACCGAGCCATTATCGGCGAAGCCTTAACTTCGGTAGTGCGTTTACTGTACCCAATCATCCCACACGTGAGCTTTACCCTGTGGAATGAGTTGGGCAACACCAACAGCATCGAAGACAGCCAATGGCCAGTTGTCGATGAATCTGCACTGGTAGAAGACAGCAAACTCATCGTGGTACAAGTGAACGGTAAAGTGCGCGCTAAGATCACAGTCGCAGCCGATGCTGACCAAGCATCGGTTGAAGCGCTGGGTATGGCGGACGAGCAAGTCATCAAGTACTTAGATGGTGTTACGGTTCGTAAAGTTATCTATGTACCCGGTAAACTGCTCAGCATCGTTGCCAACTAA
- a CDS encoding zinc ribbon-containing protein, which translates to MNDRSSALLGLYQALINEVKAQFAEDNSLTAKNLFKSVTQGKEFLRLKEQAGEDELALVEQFLKRDIASFLREQNADSLSHSPTVITLENTLWHWLSEITDRSQVEWHELTQDFKHHGYYQSGDIVSQGVMVCTNCGHEMSIEFPGVIPDCPECDHEEFTREALTP; encoded by the coding sequence ATGAATGATAGAAGTAGTGCACTACTAGGACTGTATCAAGCCTTAATTAACGAAGTGAAAGCGCAATTTGCGGAAGATAACTCGCTGACTGCAAAGAATTTATTTAAGTCTGTCACTCAAGGGAAGGAGTTTTTACGCCTCAAAGAACAAGCGGGGGAAGATGAGCTCGCCTTAGTGGAGCAATTCTTAAAGCGTGATATCGCCAGCTTCTTGCGTGAGCAAAATGCCGACAGTTTAAGCCACAGCCCAACGGTGATCACCCTCGAAAATACCCTATGGCATTGGTTAAGTGAAATCACTGATCGTAGCCAAGTGGAGTGGCACGAGTTGACGCAAGACTTCAAACACCACGGCTATTACCAGAGTGGTGATATCGTCAGCCAAGGGGTGATGGTGTGCACTAACTGCGGTCATGAAATGAGTATCGAGTTCCCGGGAGTGATCCCAGATTGCCCCGAGTGTGACCATGAAGAGTTTACCCGCGAGGCGTTAACGCCTTAG